The following proteins come from a genomic window of Gossypium raimondii isolate GPD5lz chromosome 5, ASM2569854v1, whole genome shotgun sequence:
- the LOC105769570 gene encoding isoamylase 3, chloroplastic isoform X5 encodes MLHSSFISKSNGTKFPSFASANATLSSFRASSHFQMGLKWSRIAFSSSSGQRLSSKARSRVKHRTANVYGRQARERVLEEEAPEMAEATPSFKIFPGQAFPLGASEVDNGINFAIFSQHATAVTLCLSLPQRGELDMLAGGMIEFSLDPNLNKTGDIWHICIEDLPRSNVLYGYRIDGPKDWDKGHRFDSNNVLIDPYAKLVEGRRNFGDAKHKLSKFLGTYDFDSLPFDWGEDYKLPNIPERELVVYEMNVRAFTADESSCLDQDIRGTYAGLIEKIPHLLELGINAVELLPVFEFDEFEFQRRPNPRDHMINTWGYSTINFFAPMSRYGSGGGGAVSASREFKEMVKALHGAGIEVILDVVYNHTNEADDKHPYTTSFRGIDNKVYYMVDLNNKGQLLNFSGCGNTFNCNHPVVMELIIDSLRHWVVEYHIDGFRFDLASVLCRGTDGSPLGAPPLIRAIAKDATLSRCKIIAEPWDCGGLYLVGSFPNWDRWAEWNGKYRDDLRRFIKGDPGMKGAFATRVSGSADLYRKNKRKPYHSVNFVIAHDGFTLRDLVSYNFKHNEANGEGGNDGSNDNFSWNCGFEGETDNVDIIALRFRQMKNFHLALMVSQGVPMMLMGDEYGHTRYVECKEE; translated from the exons ATGCTACACTCATCTTTTATATCCAAATCAAATGGTACCAAGTTTCCTTCCTTCGCTTCCGCAAATGCAACCCTTTCTTCCTTCCGAGCTTCTTCTCATTTTCAAATGGG ATTGAAGTGGAGTAGAATTGCATTCAGTAGCAGCAGCGGGCAACGACTTTCAAGTAAG GCAAGGAGCCGTGTCAAGCATAGGACAGCAAACGTCTACGGGCGTCAGGCAAGAGAACGTGTACTTGAG GAAGAGGCCCCTGAAATGGCAGAAGCCACAccatcctttaaaatttttccaggTCAGGCATTTCCATTAGGTGCATCAGAAGTTGATAATGGGATCAATTTTGCCATTTTTTCACAGCATGCGACTGCAGTTACACTTTGCTTATCACTTCCCCAGAG GGGAGAACTTGACATGCTGGCTGGTGGAATGATCGAATTTTCTTTGGACCCTAATCTCAACAAAACTGGAGATATTTGGCACATATGCATTGAG GATTTGCCTCGGAGCAATGTCCTCTATGGTTATCGCATTGATGGTCCCAAAGATTGGGACAAAGGGCATCGGTTTGACAGCAACAATGTTCTTATAGATCCTTATGCAAAGCTAGTAGAAGGTCGTCGAAATTTTGGAGATGCAAagcataaattatcaaaatttcttGGAACATATGATTTTGATAGCTTGCCTTTTGACTGGGGAGAAGACTACAAGCTCCCAAATATCCCCGAG AGAGAACTTGTCgtatatgaaatgaatgttCGTGCATTTACAGCTGACGAATCTAGTTGCTTGGATCAAGATATACGGGGCACTTATGCTGGTCTGATAGAGAAG ATCCCACACCTTCTAGAACTTGGAATCAATGCAGTGGAGTTGCTTCCTGTCTTTGAGTTTGACGAGTTTGAGTTTCAAAGGCGCCCCAATCCCAGAGATCACATG atcAATACATGGGGTTACTCGACGATAAATTTCTTTGCTCCTATGAGTCGTTATGGTAGTGGTGGTGGAGGAGCTGTTAGTGCTTCTCGGGAGTTCAAAGAAATGGTTAAAGCCTTGCATGGGGCTGGAATTGAG GTGATTTTGGATGTTGTTTATAATCACACTAATGAAGCTGATGATAAGCATCCTTATACCACTTCATTTCGTGGCATAGATAACAAg GTTTATTACATGGTGGACTTAAACAACAAAGGTCAACTGCTAAACTTCTCTGGCTGTG GGAATACATTCAACTGCAATCATCCTGTTGTCATGGAGCTCATAATTGACAGCTTAAGACACTG GGTTGTTGAATATCACATAGATGGATTTCGGTTTGACCTTGCCAGTGTTCTTTGTCGAGGCACAGATGGTTCTCCTCTTGGTGCTCCTCCACTTATCAGG GCTATTGCGAAAGATGCTACCTTATCAAGGTGCAAAATTATTGCTGAACCTTGGGATTGTGGAGGGCTCTATCTTGTTGGCAGTTTTCCTAACTGGGACAG GTGGGCTGAGTGGAATGGAAAGTACCGTGATGATCTAAGAAGATTTATAAAG GGCGATCCTGGTATGAAAGGAGCATTTGCAACTCGCGTCTCTGGATCTGCTGACCTGTACCGG AAAAATAAACGCAAGCCGTACCATAGTGTTAATTTTGTCATTGCACATGATGGCTTCACCCTCCGTGATCTTGTTTCATACAATTTTAAG CACAATGAAGCCAATGGAGAAGGTGGAAATGATGGAAGCAATGACAACTTTAGTTGGAATTGCGGGTTTGAAG GAGAAACTGACAATGTTGATATTATTGCCCTGCGTTTCCGGCAAATGAAAAACTTCCATTTGGCATTGATGGTATCACAG GGAGTTCCTATGATGCTAATGGGAGATGAATATGGGCATACACGATACG TTGAATGCAAGGAAGAGTGA